In Alkalihalobacillus sp. FSL W8-0930, a single window of DNA contains:
- the dapB gene encoding 4-hydroxy-tetrahydrodipicolinate reductase yields the protein MNDIKLVIAGPRGNMGREAVKLAEETEHFTLVAVVDSKHNGSRLSEVEGMPELDIPVYTDIKQCFTEQQPDVLIDLTSPEIGKIHLEAALDHGVRPVIGTTGFTQEEIDRLRTKAEEKGIGAIIAPNFAIGAILMMKFAQTAARYMPDVEILEMHHDRKLDAPSGTAHKTAQLISEVREAKKQGHENETEDMQGARGAEMEGMRIHSIRLPGLVAHQEVIFGGPGQTLTIRHDSINRASFMPGVRLSVETVLSLDTLVYGLEHIIE from the coding sequence ATGAACGATATAAAACTTGTCATAGCAGGACCTAGAGGAAATATGGGGCGTGAAGCCGTTAAATTAGCCGAGGAAACGGAACATTTTACGTTGGTTGCAGTTGTTGATTCTAAACATAATGGAAGTCGTCTATCTGAAGTAGAAGGAATGCCTGAATTAGACATTCCTGTTTATACGGATATTAAGCAATGCTTTACGGAACAACAACCAGACGTACTCATTGATTTAACCTCACCTGAAATTGGGAAAATTCATCTTGAAGCTGCGTTAGATCATGGTGTTCGTCCGGTGATTGGAACTACAGGTTTTACGCAAGAAGAAATTGATCGTTTGCGTACAAAGGCGGAAGAGAAAGGGATTGGCGCGATCATCGCTCCTAATTTTGCGATTGGCGCCATTTTAATGATGAAATTTGCTCAAACAGCAGCTCGTTACATGCCTGATGTCGAAATCCTTGAGATGCATCACGATAGAAAGCTTGATGCTCCATCAGGAACCGCTCATAAAACGGCTCAATTGATCTCTGAAGTAAGAGAAGCGAAAAAGCAAGGCCATGAAAATGAAACAGAAGATATGCAAGGAGCGCGCGGTGCAGAGATGGAAGGCATGCGTATTCACAGCATTCGCTTACCAGGGTTAGTTGCACATCAAGAAGTTATTTTTGGTGGACCTGGTCAAACTTTAACGATTCGTCATGATTCCATTAATCGAGCGTCCTTTATGCCAGGTGTACGTTTGTCTGTGGAAACAGTACTTTCATTAGATACATTGGTATACGGATTAGAACACATTATTGAGTAG
- the sda gene encoding sporulation histidine kinase inhibitor Sda → MDKFLSVEVLRAAYRQAILNDHDQDFIQLIREELMKKEADSSDITLIQFEHVMEKE, encoded by the coding sequence GTGGACAAATTTTTATCCGTCGAAGTGTTAAGGGCTGCGTATCGGCAGGCTATATTAAACGATCATGATCAAGATTTTATTCAATTAATCCGTGAAGAACTAATGAAAAAGGAAGCGGATTCATCTGATATAACGCTCATTCAGTTTGAACATGTTATGGAAAAAGAATAA
- a CDS encoding CCA tRNA nucleotidyltransferase: MNPLAKQAAEQVILTLHEHGYRAHIVGGAVRDKLLQRTVSDIDITTSARPEEVSVLFKKAHQMNTAHQTVLVRIGGSHIEVTTERGQSLEKDLACRDFTINSLAQTFDGEIIDPCNGQEDLSKKVIRSYQPNERMEEDPLRMLRAIRFCSELSFSIDANLLEVIKHQSPLIQHVAGERIVAEWYKLLKGSNLQQAFHYLQQTELYAYLPGLNLSIDEVERLVRIPKLVKLTSVNRWVLYFIWIQKKSQEAAQGLPLSNETKKQIKSRLTLFEYREKHPLTDWILYQFGLSVIQDVEQLRSVLQMSSIENQLILEKWEYLPIHSSKDLLISGRDLMESRKIPSGPWIKQELEWLEQQVINKSITHSKAALFEAIERRRQDEK, translated from the coding sequence TTGAATCCTTTGGCTAAACAAGCGGCAGAACAAGTTATCCTAACGCTTCATGAGCATGGGTATCGTGCTCATATCGTTGGTGGAGCTGTTCGTGATAAATTATTGCAACGGACCGTATCTGATATCGATATTACGACATCTGCTAGACCAGAAGAGGTTAGCGTTCTGTTCAAAAAAGCGCATCAAATGAACACGGCTCATCAAACGGTTTTAGTTCGTATAGGCGGTTCGCACATCGAGGTCACAACCGAACGAGGGCAATCATTAGAAAAAGATCTCGCTTGTCGAGATTTTACAATCAATTCGTTGGCTCAAACTTTTGACGGAGAAATCATTGATCCATGCAACGGACAAGAGGATTTGTCGAAAAAAGTTATTCGTTCCTATCAACCGAACGAACGAATGGAAGAGGACCCTCTTCGCATGCTCAGAGCGATACGGTTTTGTAGCGAATTATCCTTTTCGATTGATGCAAATCTCTTGGAAGTGATAAAGCATCAGAGTCCGTTGATTCAACATGTGGCGGGGGAGCGAATTGTTGCTGAGTGGTACAAGTTGTTAAAAGGTAGCAACCTGCAACAAGCGTTTCACTACCTACAACAAACTGAGCTCTATGCTTACCTTCCTGGACTAAACTTATCCATAGACGAGGTGGAGCGACTTGTTCGCATACCAAAGCTAGTAAAATTAACTTCTGTTAATCGGTGGGTATTATATTTCATTTGGATTCAAAAGAAATCACAAGAAGCGGCACAAGGCTTACCTTTGTCTAATGAAACAAAGAAACAGATTAAATCACGCCTCACTCTTTTTGAGTATCGCGAAAAGCACCCATTAACGGATTGGATTCTGTATCAGTTTGGTTTATCCGTTATTCAGGACGTTGAACAGCTGCGAAGCGTATTGCAAATGTCTTCGATTGAGAATCAACTAATTCTGGAAAAGTGGGAGTATCTTCCGATTCATTCAAGCAAGGATTTACTAATATCAGGAAGAGACCTCATGGAGAGTCGTAAGATCCCCTCTGGTCCATGGATTAAACAAGAACTTGAATGGCTTGAACAGCAAGTGATCAATAAATCAATCACACATTCGAAGGCGGCTCTTTTTGAAGCGATTGAAAGGAGGAGACAGGATGAGAAGTGA
- the bshA gene encoding N-acetyl-alpha-D-glucosaminyl L-malate synthase BshA: protein MKYRIGISCYPTVGGSGVVATELGKQLASKGHDVHFITSSIPFRLDRVYPNVYYHEVQVNQYAVFQHPPYDLTLASKMAEVIDREKLDILHVHYAVPHAICAILARQMATHPVKIVTTLHGTDITILGVDQSLKPLIKYGIDASDAVTAVSDDLIKQTYELVQSSKDIQTVYNFIDESQYHPVETGDLKKRYGIETDEAVFIHISNFRPVKRIQDVIKSFSLIHQSIRAKLLLIGDGQELPAARELISELGLEEQVLVLGSQKHLAELLSISDVMLLLSEKESFGLVALEAMACGVPVIGTRIGGIPEVIKDGETGFLCEVGDVDDVMRRAIQLVEDPSTLQQFREAAMQDVIKRFNADKIVAEYEDIYRVVLAERNE from the coding sequence ATGAAGTATCGCATCGGAATTAGCTGTTATCCTACGGTCGGCGGATCAGGAGTTGTAGCCACGGAGCTTGGGAAACAGCTTGCAAGCAAGGGTCATGATGTTCATTTTATCACTTCGAGTATTCCCTTTCGGTTAGACCGGGTGTATCCAAACGTCTATTATCATGAGGTGCAAGTGAATCAATATGCAGTTTTCCAGCACCCTCCTTATGATTTAACGTTAGCAAGTAAAATGGCAGAAGTGATAGACCGAGAAAAGCTCGACATTTTACATGTTCATTATGCTGTGCCTCATGCCATTTGTGCGATTTTGGCGAGGCAGATGGCTACGCATCCTGTAAAGATTGTTACCACATTGCATGGAACAGACATTACAATCTTAGGTGTCGATCAATCATTAAAACCGTTAATTAAGTATGGAATTGACGCATCTGATGCTGTCACAGCGGTATCAGATGATTTAATCAAACAAACCTATGAATTAGTTCAATCATCTAAGGATATTCAAACCGTTTACAACTTTATAGATGAGTCGCAGTATCATCCGGTAGAAACAGGTGACTTAAAGAAACGGTATGGAATTGAAACGGATGAGGCTGTATTTATTCACATCTCTAATTTCCGACCGGTGAAACGAATTCAGGATGTGATTAAAAGCTTCTCGCTTATCCACCAATCCATTCGAGCCAAATTGCTCTTAATTGGGGACGGTCAAGAGCTTCCAGCTGCAAGAGAATTGATTAGCGAGCTCGGTTTGGAAGAGCAGGTGCTTGTTCTTGGAAGTCAAAAGCATTTAGCTGAGCTTCTATCCATTAGTGATGTAATGTTGTTGCTTAGTGAAAAAGAGAGCTTTGGCTTAGTTGCACTAGAAGCGATGGCTTGTGGTGTACCTGTGATCGGCACAAGGATCGGAGGAATACCTGAAGTCATTAAAGACGGTGAAACCGGTTTTTTATGTGAAGTTGGAGATGTTGACGATGTCATGAGGCGAGCGATTCAGCTAGTAGAGGATCCAAGTACACTTCAACAATTTAGAGAAGCTGCGATGCAGGATGTGATTAAACGATTTAATGCAGATAAAATCGTAGCTGAGTATGAAGACATTTACCGAGTTGTATTAGCGGAAAGGAATGAGTAA
- a CDS encoding biotin--[acetyl-CoA-carboxylase] ligase — MRSELVKKLVEHQGEYVSGERLSESLGVSRTAIWKQIEVLKKNGYQIESAPKKGYQLIGRPDGLQEHDIHLYLQTKRLGQKVSYFASVPSTQAIAHELAQAGEPEGHVVVADEQTSGRGRLGRNWSSAAGTSISMSLLLRPTLAPENVPPLTLVAAVAVTRAIEKVTGLDADIKWPNDILLNGKKIVGILTEMQSEPGLANVVILGIGINANQTDEELIHDNRNQSTSLATEKGQLINRAELLANILEEFEWLYETYLTHGFGEIKLLWEARSISIGLDIEAKSIHGTVSGRSVGISEEGALLLEDTQGTIHKVYSADVKSKK, encoded by the coding sequence ATGAGAAGTGAACTCGTTAAAAAGCTTGTAGAACATCAGGGTGAATATGTATCAGGTGAACGTCTTAGTGAATCCTTAGGTGTATCAAGAACGGCTATTTGGAAACAAATTGAGGTTCTCAAAAAAAATGGGTATCAGATTGAATCAGCACCTAAAAAAGGATATCAATTAATAGGACGCCCTGATGGCTTACAAGAGCATGATATTCATTTATACTTACAGACAAAGCGACTTGGTCAAAAGGTGTCGTACTTTGCTTCTGTTCCGAGCACCCAGGCCATTGCACATGAGTTAGCACAAGCAGGAGAGCCAGAGGGACATGTTGTAGTAGCAGATGAGCAAACGAGTGGACGTGGTCGACTTGGACGAAACTGGAGTTCGGCAGCGGGCACAAGCATATCGATGAGCTTGTTACTTAGACCAACACTCGCACCTGAAAATGTTCCTCCACTCACACTAGTGGCAGCAGTTGCTGTAACAAGAGCCATAGAAAAAGTAACGGGTCTTGATGCTGATATAAAATGGCCTAACGATATCCTATTGAATGGAAAAAAGATTGTTGGGATCCTAACAGAAATGCAGTCTGAACCGGGACTTGCAAATGTGGTCATCCTTGGAATAGGGATCAATGCAAACCAAACAGACGAAGAACTTATTCATGATAATCGTAACCAATCAACCTCTCTCGCTACTGAGAAAGGGCAATTAATTAATCGTGCAGAGCTGTTAGCGAACATACTTGAAGAATTTGAATGGTTATATGAGACCTATCTTACACACGGGTTTGGAGAAATTAAATTGCTTTGGGAAGCAAGGTCGATCAGTATCGGTTTGGATATCGAAGCAAAAAGTATTCATGGCACGGTTTCTGGACGGTCTGTTGGGATCTCTGAAGAGGGAGCGCTCTTACTTGAGGATACGCAGGGCACCATACATAAGGTGTATTCTGCTGATGTGAAATCAAAGAAGTAG
- a CDS encoding YitT family protein yields the protein MIYQHIRNLFFVIVGSALMSFGLVYFNMENSLADGGFTGVTLILFYAFNLNPAISNLVLNIPLFFIGWKLLGRTTFVYTIVGTVAVSVFLDLFQRFQLVYIPLHDDLTLAALFAGAFIGVGLGLVFRYGGTTGGVDIIAKLCLRYFGWSIGRTMFVFDACVIATSLLYINYREVMYTLVLVFIAARVIDFIQEGAYSAKAAFIISEQIPDISEAILREMGRGATSLKGTGSFTGSEKDVLYCVVARNELARFKNLVQRIDPHAFVTISNVTDVSGEGFTLDENKQPLHL from the coding sequence ATGATCTATCAACATATCCGCAATCTCTTTTTTGTGATTGTTGGATCCGCACTTATGTCTTTTGGTCTTGTCTATTTTAATATGGAAAATTCATTAGCTGATGGTGGATTTACTGGAGTTACTCTTATTTTGTTTTATGCTTTTAATCTTAATCCGGCCATTTCAAATTTAGTCTTAAACATCCCATTATTTTTTATCGGTTGGAAATTACTCGGTCGAACAACGTTTGTATATACGATTGTAGGGACCGTTGCAGTCTCTGTTTTTTTGGACTTATTTCAACGGTTTCAATTGGTTTACATACCGCTTCACGATGACTTAACATTAGCAGCATTATTTGCTGGAGCCTTTATCGGTGTTGGATTAGGACTTGTTTTTAGATACGGCGGGACAACTGGAGGCGTAGACATTATCGCTAAGCTTTGTCTGCGTTACTTTGGATGGAGTATTGGACGTACGATGTTTGTGTTTGACGCATGTGTCATTGCTACTTCACTTCTTTACATTAACTATCGTGAGGTGATGTACACATTAGTTCTTGTATTCATCGCTGCACGAGTGATTGATTTTATTCAAGAAGGAGCGTATTCCGCCAAAGCGGCCTTTATTATTTCTGAGCAAATTCCTGATATTTCTGAGGCTATTTTACGAGAAATGGGACGGGGTGCGACCTCTTTAAAAGGGACTGGAAGCTTTACGGGCTCTGAAAAAGATGTATTGTATTGCGTTGTCGCAAGAAACGAGCTAGCACGTTTTAAGAACCTTGTTCAACGGATAGACCCACATGCCTTTGTCACCATTAGTAATGTAACAGATGTGAGCGGAGAAGGCTTTACCTTGGATGAGAACAAGCAGCCACTGCATTTATAA
- the bshB1 gene encoding bacillithiol biosynthesis deacetylase BshB1, translated as MDSLDILAFGAHPDDVEIGMAGTLAKYASLGKKVGICNLTKAELSSNGTVDIRQQEAEEAAKHIGLTTRLQLELADRGLSLNEAESLAEITSVIRTYKPKIVFAPGSPDRHPDHVHAGRLVQEAVFNARIYKYQCSENLPAHKVRDVFTYFINGLAQPDFVVDIAEWTEHKRNALGAYKSQFEHSATSVETPLNTEYIQSVEARDKVFGSQAGLQVAEGFQTVKPLVVSNLLEGNQ; from the coding sequence ATGGATTCACTTGATATCCTAGCATTCGGTGCACATCCGGATGATGTTGAGATTGGAATGGCAGGCACACTTGCGAAATATGCAAGCTTGGGGAAAAAGGTAGGAATATGTAATTTAACAAAGGCTGAATTGTCTTCAAATGGTACAGTAGATATCAGGCAACAAGAAGCAGAGGAAGCGGCTAAGCATATAGGTCTGACAACACGTTTACAGCTTGAACTGGCGGACCGAGGATTAAGTCTAAATGAAGCAGAAAGTTTAGCTGAAATTACGTCTGTCATCCGTACATATAAGCCTAAAATTGTGTTTGCGCCAGGAAGTCCTGACCGGCACCCTGACCACGTTCATGCTGGACGATTAGTTCAAGAAGCTGTTTTTAATGCACGTATTTACAAATATCAATGTAGCGAGAACTTGCCAGCGCACAAAGTTCGAGACGTGTTCACTTATTTTATTAATGGGTTAGCGCAGCCGGACTTTGTGGTGGATATTGCTGAATGGACTGAGCATAAGAGAAACGCACTTGGCGCGTATAAGAGTCAGTTTGAACACTCCGCAACCTCAGTGGAAACACCACTTAATACAGAGTATATTCAAAGCGTGGAAGCAAGAGACAAAGTGTTTGGCAGCCAAGCGGGTCTTCAGGTAGCTGAAGGGTTCCAAACGGTTAAACCCTTGGTTGTCTCAAATTTACTGGAAGGGAATCAGTAA
- a CDS encoding sporulation protein YpjB yields the protein MRHLKGILLFLIFFGWLGGQSVQASSENHWTDVSKTADLVLQLTKQENLSEANQILESFNHTWQSVNHEQSPFFDTESEQAISLTLQQAQVALQSTDMEQVERVDRVTTFRLAVDAVSNNSQPLWLLSETSLLRAAEELKVVAEDQTADVFYQQLNEINRQYQVIRPALSIQAASDLYFIDTQLDTFLSSKKQLDVSARTAYAAQLQEDIQTMYEEYDQEEADPSLWWMIFTIGGMIIVSLSYVGWRKYAASHVKQEEKEKEKEKEKEKM from the coding sequence GTGCGACACTTGAAGGGAATCTTACTTTTTCTTATTTTCTTTGGATGGTTAGGGGGACAGAGCGTACAAGCAAGTTCTGAAAACCATTGGACCGATGTAAGTAAAACAGCCGATCTAGTTTTACAATTAACAAAGCAAGAAAATTTATCTGAGGCCAATCAAATACTTGAATCATTTAATCATACATGGCAAAGCGTTAATCATGAGCAGTCTCCTTTTTTTGATACAGAGAGTGAACAAGCCATCTCTCTAACGTTGCAACAAGCACAAGTGGCATTACAATCAACAGATATGGAACAAGTAGAGCGAGTGGACCGAGTCACAACGTTTAGACTGGCTGTTGACGCTGTTTCAAATAATAGTCAACCCCTATGGCTTTTGAGTGAAACATCGCTACTCAGAGCAGCAGAGGAACTTAAAGTAGTTGCGGAGGATCAAACAGCTGACGTTTTTTATCAACAATTAAATGAAATTAATCGTCAATATCAAGTGATTCGTCCAGCTTTATCAATTCAAGCAGCTAGTGATTTATATTTCATTGATACTCAATTGGATACATTTTTATCTTCAAAAAAGCAGCTGGATGTAAGTGCTAGAACGGCATATGCCGCACAACTGCAAGAAGATATTCAAACAATGTATGAAGAATATGATCAAGAAGAAGCAGACCCATCCTTATGGTGGATGATCTTTACGATTGGTGGAATGATTATAGTATCTCTTTCTTATGTAGGTTGGAGAAAGTACGCGGCCTCTCATGTGAAACAGGAAGAGAAAGAAAAGGAAAAAGAGAAAGAAAAAGAGAAAATGTAA
- a CDS encoding zinc metallopeptidase produces MTFLVYFALVLIIPIWASGRVKKAYNKYSQVRNSADMTGAEVARKILDDNGLYDVRIEEVKGQLSDHYDPRAKTVRLSSENYHRPSVAGAAVAAHEVGHAIQDAENYSFLNFRSALAPVASLGSNASFFFLIAGLIFSISNLVFVGIIFMAAAVLFQLVTLPVEFNASNRAMEQMVSSGIIRNNEERETKKVLNAAAMTYVAGALVALLELVRFVLMFMNMNDD; encoded by the coding sequence ATTACTTTTCTTGTTTATTTTGCTTTAGTGCTCATTATTCCGATATGGGCAAGCGGTAGAGTGAAAAAAGCGTATAACAAATACTCTCAGGTTCGTAATTCAGCTGATATGACGGGAGCAGAGGTTGCTCGTAAGATCCTTGATGATAATGGATTATACGATGTGCGAATTGAAGAAGTAAAAGGTCAGCTTTCAGATCACTATGATCCTCGAGCTAAAACCGTTCGTTTGTCCTCTGAGAACTATCACAGACCATCTGTGGCAGGGGCGGCAGTGGCAGCACACGAGGTAGGACATGCGATTCAGGATGCTGAGAATTATTCGTTTCTAAACTTTAGAAGCGCGCTTGCACCAGTTGCAAGCTTAGGATCAAATGCTTCCTTTTTCTTCTTAATTGCAGGCTTGATCTTCTCCATATCAAATCTCGTTTTTGTAGGGATCATCTTTATGGCGGCTGCAGTATTATTCCAGCTCGTCACCCTACCAGTTGAATTTAATGCAAGTAATCGTGCGATGGAGCAAATGGTTTCATCCGGTATCATTCGAAACAACGAAGAACGCGAAACGAAAAAAGTACTAAATGCAGCCGCTATGACCTATGTAGCTGGTGCGCTAGTCGCTTTACTTGAACTTGTACGTTTTGTTCTTATGTTTATGAATATGAACGACGATTAA
- the mgsA gene encoding methylglyoxal synthase, which produces MRIALIAHDKKKDDMVEFTLAYKDILAEHELYATGTTGTRISEATGLSVTLFKSGPLGGDQQIGARVAENLFDLIIFLRDPLTAQPHEPDVTALVRLCDLQSVPLATNLGTADILIIGLKNGDFKWREVL; this is translated from the coding sequence ATGAGAATCGCACTTATTGCTCACGATAAGAAAAAGGATGATATGGTGGAGTTTACACTTGCATATAAAGATATTTTAGCTGAACATGAATTGTATGCGACGGGAACCACAGGTACTCGTATTTCAGAAGCCACGGGTTTATCTGTTACATTATTCAAGTCCGGCCCTTTAGGCGGAGATCAGCAAATTGGTGCACGCGTTGCTGAAAACTTATTTGACTTGATCATTTTTTTGCGCGATCCATTAACGGCACAACCGCATGAACCAGATGTTACAGCCCTTGTTAGACTTTGTGATCTGCAGTCGGTCCCACTTGCAACGAACTTAGGGACAGCAGACATTTTAATAATAGGTCTTAAGAATGGTGATTTTAAATGGCGGGAAGTTTTGTAA